Sequence from the Capillibacterium thermochitinicola genome:
GGAGCGACGACGAGGAAGATGTAACCCCGTCCGGAACCACCTTCGAAAAAGCGGACCTTTACAAGATGCATACCTACAGGGATGCCATCCGCGGCTGCCGGAGGCTTATGTGTTGTATCAGGATGATGAGACGAGGATTTTCCATGCTGGCGAGACTGGAGGCCTAGAGGGGGTAGGGGTGATTGGTTGTAAGATTATAGAAGATAATAAGGTGTTAGAAGACTTCATAGAGAAGATCTTTTGCTCTCACGATCGAAAAGATGTTAATTAATTGCAAGGGTTATTTCAGGTTAATGTTATGATATTTAGGGATTAGGGGAGGAGAATTTCCAATGCATCCTTTGGTTGAATTGGCGCGTAAGTATTATTATATTATTTGAATTCACATAAAAATGAACCCCTAATTACTGGAAGGCCAGACGACCAAAGTTAATCCAGTCGTTATAATGTTTTGATAAAAAGTATGAGGAGGAAAACGGAATGGCTTTATGGTTGGTTAGAGCTGGTAGTTTTGGGGAAAGTGAGGAACTAGCTTTAACTAAAAATATAGCAGTAATTGGCTGGGAGGAGCTACCGGACTTATCAGGAATTAACTCTCGTGAAGATTTATGGGAGTTATTAGAACAAATATATCCGAACAATAAAAAGAAAACACTTCAAAATTGGCAAACCCAGATTTGGGGATTTATAAATGGAATTCAAAAAGGTGATTTAATTGCCTTACCATTAAAAAGTCGACCTATGATTGCCTTTGGTAGAGTTCAAGGCTCTTATCAATACAGAGAAGATTTACCGCCGGAAGCAAAACATACTCGTTCTGTAGAATGGATAACAGAATTACCTAGGGGAGCAATTGCACAGGATATTCTTTATTCATTAGGTGCATTTTTAACTGTTTGTCGTATACAACGTAATAACGCGGAAGAAAGAATTATTAGTCTGCTAGAAGGAAGAAGCAATAGTATGCTGACTAATTCTGAAGAATCAAACGACGCTGAGGC
This genomic interval carries:
- a CDS encoding restriction endonuclease, translating into MALWLVRAGSFGESEELALTKNIAVIGWEELPDLSGINSREDLWELLEQIYPNNKKKTLQNWQTQIWGFINGIQKGDLIALPLKSRPMIAFGRVQGSYQYREDLPPEAKHTRSVEWITELPRGAIAQDILYSLGAFLTVCRIQRNNAEERIISLLEGRSNSMLTNSEESNDAEAIVDLEEYSRDQIRSYISKNFKGHELTRLVAAILQAQGYQVKVSPEGPDGGIDIIAGKGPLGFDPPRLAVQVKSSELPVDVKVLRELQGVMKNFGAEQGLFVSWGGYKKSVLNEAARLYFEIRLWESDDIIQMLQKYYDQLPEEIKTELPMKRVWTLVLSEE